The following coding sequences lie in one Arabidopsis thaliana chromosome 3, partial sequence genomic window:
- a CDS encoding Putative membrane lipoprotein (Putative membrane lipoprotein; Has 25 Blast hits to 25 proteins in 10 species: Archae - 0; Bacteria - 2; Metazoa - 2; Fungi - 1; Plants - 18; Viruses - 0; Other Eukaryotes - 2 (source: NCBI BLink).), with the protein MARHLLEDVMSMATTTTHFDASYLFHVVFLAVIGCCILSALLFSCADGVSDNRATSGTSTGGGGCGGAGCGGGCGG; encoded by the coding sequence atggcGAGACACTTATTAGAAGATGTAATGAGCATGGCCACCACAACAACACATTTCGATGCTAGTTACCTGTTTCATGTTGTGTTCCTGGCTGTGATCGGTTGTTGTATCCTCTCCGCTCTGTTATTCTCTTGTGCCGACGGAGTCTCCGACAACAGAGCCACTTCAGGCACCTCTACCGGTGGCGGAGGTTGTGGCGGTGCCGGTTGCGGTGGTGGTTGTGGAGGTtga
- a CDS encoding Reticulon family protein (Reticulon family protein; FUNCTIONS IN: molecular_function unknown; INVOLVED IN: biological_process unknown; LOCATED IN: endoplasmic reticulum; EXPRESSED IN: 13 plant structures; EXPRESSED DURING: LP.06 six leaves visible, LP.04 four leaves visible, 4 anthesis, petal differentiation and expansion stage, LP.12 twelve leaves visible; CONTAINS InterPro DOMAIN/s: Reticulon (InterPro:IPR003388); BEST Arabidopsis thaliana protein match is: Reticulon family protein (TAIR:AT3G10260.2); Has 1034 Blast hits to 1032 proteins in 86 species: Archae - 0; Bacteria - 0; Metazoa - 545; Fungi - 2; Plants - 476; Viruses - 0; Other Eukaryotes - 11 (source: NCBI BLink).), giving the protein MPIFTGSSSDSEDERTIHKTTKLFTRQRSIHSIFGGGKVADILLWREPKIAATLVIGVSILWFLMEVVEYNFITLICHASMTSMLFFFIWSTASDFLNWERPLIPEVVLDESSFKQLARSFHVRFNQILTKLLDVACGRDPPLFFLTTISLYIVSIIGTYFNFVNLLFIGFVSMQTLPVMYEMYEDDVDTAAGKLMRKMKKLYKKVDTNVLSKIPRGTVKNKKFT; this is encoded by the exons ATGCCAATATTTACGGGATCGTCCTCCGATTCTGAAGACGAAAGAACGATCCATAAAACAACTAAGCTCTTCACTCGTCAACGATCTATTCACTCTATATTTGGAGGTGGTAAAG TTGCGGATATTCTGTTATGGAGAGAGCCGAAAATAGCAGCAACATTGGTGATAGGAGTGAGCATCTTATGGTTCTTAATGGAAGTAGTGGAATACAATTTCATAACCCTAATTTGTCATGCTTCCATGACCTCcatgctttttttcttcatttggtCTACTGCTTCTGATTTTCTCAATTG GGAAAGACCACTAATACCAGAAGTTGTACTAGACGAATCTTCTTTCAAACAATTAGCAAGAAGCTTCCATGTTAGATTCAACCAAATCCTCACAAAGCTTCTTGACGTTGCTTGTGGAAGAGATcctcctctcttttttctc ACAACGATCTCGCTTTATATCGTATCCATCATCGGGACATATTTCAACTTTGTGAATCTTCTCTTCATAG GGTTTGTAAGCATGCAAACCTTACCGGTTATGTATGAGATGTACGAGGACGACGTGGATACAGCGGCGGGTAAGttgatgaggaagatgaagaagctgtaCAAGAAAGTCGATACGAATGTTCTTAGTAAAATCCCAAGAGGAACTgtcaaaaacaagaaatttacTTAA
- the CYP77A5P gene encoding cytochrome P450, family 77, subfamily A, polypeptide 5 pseudogene (''cytochrome P450, family 77, subfamily A, polypeptide 5 pseudogene'' (CYP77A5P); FUNCTIONS IN: catalytic activity; INVOLVED IN: metabolic process; LOCATED IN: chloroplast; EXPRESSED IN: 22 plant structures; EXPRESSED DURING: 14 growth stages; CONTAINS InterPro DOMAIN/s: Mandelate racemase/muconate lactonizing enzyme, N-terminal (InterPro:IPR013341), Mandelate racemase/muconate lactonizing enzyme (InterPro:IPR001354), Mandelate racemase/muconate lactonizing enzyme, C-terminal (InterPro:IPR013342); BEST Arabidopsis thaliana protein match is: magnesium ion binding;thiamin pyrophosphate binding;hydro-lyases;catalytics;2-succinyl-5-enolpyruvyl-6-hydroxy-3-cyclohexene-1-carboxylic-acid synthases (TAIR:AT1G68890.1); Has 7895 Blast hits to 7895 proteins in 1549 species: Archae - 251; Bacteria - 5761; Metazoa - 71; Fungi - 140; Plants - 48; Viruses - 0; Other Eukaryotes - 1624 (source: NCBI BLink).) — MFSILSSSSSSQLVNSTLNFQNSPKSPITVMSKTSKFKTLTENFTVRVLKAENRELNVALLSPFTIASSRLDSVSNVAIRIELNDGFVGWGEAPILPSVTAEDQIMAMVKAREASEFLRELPEMKLGNVLQEIGRFLPGHQFASVRAGMEMAMIDAAAKSVRVPLWKLFGGASSTITTDITIPIVSPAEASVLASKYRKRGFETLKLKVGKNLKADIEVLQAIRAVHPTCSFILDANEGYQTEEAVKVLETLHEMKVTPVLFEQPVHRDNWEGLSHVTRTAKNRFGVSIAADESCRGLTDLKKIIEGNIVDVVNIKLAKTGILESLEVIELARSSGIELMIGGMVETRLAMGFSGHLAAGLGCFRFIDLDTPLLLADDPVQGGYKACGAVYEFKDEGGHGGYLQWNDVAQ, encoded by the exons atgttttcgattttatcatcatcttcttcttcacaactCGTCAATTCAACTCTCAATTTCCAAAATTCGCCGAAATCTCCGATCACCGTTATGTCGAAGACGTCTAAATTCAAAACCCTGACGGAGAATTTCACCGTGAGAGTGCTTAAAGCAGAGAATCGCGAACTGAACGTGGCTCTGCTCTCACCTTTCACTATCGCTTCTTCACGGCTTGATTCTGTCAGTAATGTTGCGATTCGGATTGAGCTCAACGATGGATTTGTGGGTTGGGGAGAAGCTCCGATTTTGCCGTCGGTAACGGCGGAGGATCAGATAATGGCTATGGTAAAAGCGCGGGAAGCTAGTGAGTTTCTGAGAGAGTTACCGGAGATGAAACTCGGTAATGTTCTTCAGGAGATCGGAAGATTTCTTCCTGGTCATCAGTTTGCTTCT GTAAGAGCTGGGATGGAGATGGCTATGATTGATGCAGCTGCTAAGAGTGTAAGAGTGCCATTGTGGAAACTATTTGGTGGAGCTTCAAGTACGATTACTACAGACATAACA ATTCCGATAGTTTCTCCGGCTGAAGCTTCCGTATTGGCCTCAAAGTATAGAAAACGAGGTTTTGAAACCTTGAAGCTCAAGGTGGGAAAGAATCTTAAGGCTGACATAGAAGTTCTCCAGGCTATACGTGCAGTCCACCCTACTTGTTCCTTCATTTTGGATGCCAATGAGGGTTATCAAACAGAGGAAGCTGTTAAAGTTCTCGAGACGCTGCATG AAATGAAGGTTACACCGGTTCTCTTTGAACAACCTGTCCACAGAGACAATTGGGAGGGTCTCAGTCACGTGACTCGAACTGCAAAGAACAGATTCGGAGTCTCTATTGCAGCAGATGAGAGTTGCAGAGGCTTGACTGAtctcaaaaaaatcatagaagGTAATATCGTAGATGTTGTGAACATCAAACTCGCCAAAACCGGAATCCTCGAGTCTCTTGAGGTAATTGAATTGGCTAGATCATCTGGCATTGAGCTTATGATAGGGGGAATGGTGGAGACTAGATTAGCAATGGGGTTCTCTGGTCACCTTGCTGCTGGCCTTGGATGCTTCAG ATTCATCGACTTGGACACTCCGCTTCTTCTGGCTGATGATCCAGTTcaaggtggctacaaag CATGTGGTGCTGTCTATGAGTTTAAAGATGAAGGCGGTCACGGAGGATATCTTCAGTGGAATGATGTTGCTCAGTGA
- a CDS encoding Bifunctional inhibitor/lipid-transfer protein/seed storage 2S albumin superfamily protein, translating into MSKTTTHQKHISINSETNKRSRRNMVMIKTTMVSLFALAAVLLMILAPAAEAVTCSPMQLSPCATAITSSSPPSALCCAKLKEQRPCLCGYMRNPSLRRFVSTPNARKVSKSCKLPIPRC; encoded by the coding sequence ATGTCAAAAACCACAACACACCAAAAACACATTTCTATAAActcagaaacaaacaaaagatcaagaagaaacaTGGTGATGATCAAGACCACAATGGTTTCCCTTTTTGCTCTAGCGGCGGTTCTCCTAATGATTCTAGCCCCGGCGGCAGAAGCCGTGACGTGCTCGCCAATGCAGCTAAGCCCATGTGCAACGGCGATAACGTCGTCTTCTCCACCATCGGCTTTGTGCTGTGCAAAGCTGAAGGAGCAGAGGCCATGCTTATGTGGTTACATGAGAAACCCTAGCCTCCGTCGCTTCGTCAGCACTCCCAACGCTCGTAAAGTCTCTAAAAGTTGCAAACTCCCCATCCCAAGGTGTTAA
- a CDS encoding Bifunctional inhibitor/lipid-transfer protein/seed storage 2S albumin superfamily protein (Bifunctional inhibitor/lipid-transfer protein/seed storage 2S albumin superfamily protein; FUNCTIONS IN: lipid binding; INVOLVED IN: lipid transport; LOCATED IN: endomembrane system; EXPRESSED IN: 21 plant structures; EXPRESSED DURING: 13 growth stages; CONTAINS InterPro DOMAIN/s: Bifunctional inhibitor/plant lipid transfer protein/seed storage (InterPro:IPR016140), Plant lipid transfer protein/seed storage/trypsin-alpha amylase inhibitor (InterPro:IPR003612), Plant lipid transfer protein/hydrophobic protein, helical domain (InterPro:IPR013770); BEST Arabidopsis thaliana protein match is: Bifunctional inhibitor/lipid-transfer protein/seed storage 2S albumin superfamily protein (TAIR:AT1G48750.1); Has 308 Blast hits to 307 proteins in 31 species: Archae - 0; Bacteria - 0; Metazoa - 0; Fungi - 0; Plants - 308; Viruses - 0; Other Eukaryotes - 0 (source: NCBI BLink).): MVMIKTTMVSLFALAAVLLMILAPAAEAVTCSPMQLSPCATAITSSSPPSALCCAKLKEQRPCLCGYMRNPSLRRFVSTPNARKVSKSCKLPIPRC, translated from the coding sequence aTGGTGATGATCAAGACCACAATGGTTTCCCTTTTTGCTCTAGCGGCGGTTCTCCTAATGATTCTAGCCCCGGCGGCAGAAGCCGTGACGTGCTCGCCAATGCAGCTAAGCCCATGTGCAACGGCGATAACGTCGTCTTCTCCACCATCGGCTTTGTGCTGTGCAAAGCTGAAGGAGCAGAGGCCATGCTTATGTGGTTACATGAGAAACCCTAGCCTCCGTCGCTTCGTCAGCACTCCCAACGCTCGTAAAGTCTCTAAAAGTTGCAAACTCCCCATCCCAAGGTGTTAA
- a CDS encoding uncharacterized protein (unknown protein; FUNCTIONS IN: molecular_function unknown; INVOLVED IN: biological_process unknown; LOCATED IN: cellular_component unknown; Has 1 Blast hits to 1 proteins in 1 species: Archae - 0; Bacteria - 0; Metazoa - 0; Fungi - 0; Plants - 1; Viruses - 0; Other Eukaryotes - 0 (source: NCBI BLink).), translated as MMLPVFRAAVARGLRSSGGKYSSALGAVGYPRHAPNLTFGEPGIKKKPRHLHLIRLNLHPYLRNTENAMACTTSPIRRTTSTMIALTTTTH; from the exons ATGATGTTGCCTGTTTTTAGAGCTGCTGTCGCTCGTGGTTTGAGATCCAGTGGTGGGAAGTACTCTAGTGCTCTTGGAGCTGTTGGATACCCTAGGCATGCTCCAAATCTCACGTTTGGTG AACCAGGGATCAAGAAGAAGCCTCGTCATCTTCATCTCATCCGCTTGAATCTGCATCCTTACTTGCGGAACACAGAAAACGCCATGGCCTGTACTACCTCTCCTATCAGAAGAACGACATCCACAATGATAGCATTGACGACAACAACACACTAA
- the BTS gene encoding zinc finger protein-like protein (BRUTUS (BTS); FUNCTIONS IN: zinc ion binding; INVOLVED IN: cellular response to iron ion starvation, embryo development ending in seed dormancy; EXPRESSED IN: 23 plant structures; EXPRESSED DURING: 14 growth stages; CONTAINS InterPro DOMAIN/s: Zinc finger, CTCHY-type (InterPro:IPR017921), Zinc finger, CHY-type (InterPro:IPR008913), Zinc finger, RING-type (InterPro:IPR001841), Haemerythrin/HHE cation-binding motif (InterPro:IPR012312); BEST Arabidopsis thaliana protein match is: zinc ion binding (TAIR:AT1G74770.1); Has 1787 Blast hits to 1677 proteins in 200 species: Archae - 0; Bacteria - 15; Metazoa - 641; Fungi - 164; Plants - 725; Viruses - 2; Other Eukaryotes - 240 (source: NCBI BLink).), whose product MATPLPDFETARGGGAVASSSTTVLPSSVSSSSSSSRPLPVANSFSDDAEEISPILIFLFFHKAVCSELEALHRLALEFATGHHVDLRLLRERYRFLRSIYKHHCNAEDEVIFSALDIRVKNVAQTYSLEHKGESNLFDHLFELLNSATETDESYRRELARSTGALQTSVSQHLAKEQKQVFPLLIEKFKYEEQAYIVWRFLCSIPVNMLAVFLPWISSSISVDESKEMQTCLKKIVPGEKLLQQVIFTWLGGKSNTVASCRIEDSMFQCCLDSSSSMLPCKASREQCACEGSKIGKRKYPELTNFGSSDTLHPVDEIKLWHKSINKEMKEIADEARKIQLSGDFSDLSAFDERLQYIAEVCIFHSLAEDKIIFPAVDGEFSFSEEHDEEENQFNEFRCLIENIKSAGASSTSAAEFYTKLCSHADQIMETIQRHFHNEEIQVLPLARKNFSFKRQQELLYQSLCIMPLRLIERVLPWLTASLTEDEAKNFLKNLQAGAPKSDVALVTLFSGWACKGRKAGECLSPNGNGLCPVKTLSNIKEVNLQSCNACASVPCTSRSTKSCCQHQDKRPAKRTAVLSCEKKTTPHSTEVANGCKPSGNGRSCCVPDLGVNNNCLELGSLPAAKAMRSSSLNSAAPALNSSLFIWEMDSNSFGTGHAERPVATIFKFHKAISKDLEFLDVESGKLIDCDGTFIRQFIGRFHLLWGFYKAHSNAEDDILFPALESKETLHNVSHSYTLDHKQEEKLFGDIYSVLTELSILHEKLQSDSMMEDIAQTDTVRTDIDNGDCNKKYNELATKLQGMCKSIKITLDQHIFLEELELWPLFDKHFSIQEQDKIVGRIIGTTGAEVLQSMLPWVTSALSEDEQNRMMDTWKQATKNTMFDEWLNECWKGSPDSSSTETSKPSPQKDNDHQEILDQSGELFKPGWKDIFRMNQNELEAEIRKVYQDSTLDPRRKDYLVQNWRTSRWIAAQQKLPKEAETAVNGDVELGCSPSFRDPEKQIYGCEHYKRNCKLRAACCDQLFTCRFCHDKVSDHSMDRKLVTEMLCMRCLKVQPVGPICTTPSCDGFPMAKHYCSICKLFDDERAVYHCPFCNLCRVGEGLGIDFFHCMTCNCCLGMKLVNHKCLEKSLETNCPICCEFLFTSSEAVRALPCGHYMHSACFQAYTCSHYTCPICGKSLGDMAVYFGMLDALLAAEELPEEYKNRCQDILCNDCERKGTTRFHWLYHKCGSCGSYNTRVIKSETIPPDCSTSS is encoded by the exons ATGGCGACGCCGTTACCAGATTTTGAGACGGCGAGAGGCGGCGGAGCAGTGGCGTCTTCTTCAACCACGGTTCTTCCGAGTtctgtgtcttcttcttcttcttcatctcgtCCGTTGCCTGTGGCGAATTCGTTCTCGGATGACGCGGAAGAGATTTCTCCGATCCtgattttcttgttctttcatAAGGCAGTATGTAGTGAGCTTGAAGCTCTTCATAGATTGGCTCTTGAGTTTGCTACTGGTCACCATGTCGATCTCCGGCTGCTTCGTGAACGGTACCGGTTCTTGAGATCCATCTATAAGCATCACTGCAATGCCGAAGACGAG GTGATATTTTCAGCTCTTGACATACGTGTGAAGAATGTAGCGCAAACATATTCTCTTGAACACAAGGGGGAAAGCAATCTTTTCGATCATCTCTTTGAGCTGCTGAATTCTGCCACGGAAACTGATGAAAGTTACCGAAGGGAGTTGGCTCGTTCTACCGGAGCACTTCAGACTTCTGTTAGCCAGCACTTGGCGAAAGAACAGAAACag GTGTTCCCCTTACTTATTGAGAAATTCAAGTATGAGGAGCAAGCTTACATAGTCTGGCGGTTTCTCTGCAGTATTCCTGTGAATATGCTTGCTGTGTTCTTGCCATggatttcttcttccatttcagTAGATGAAAGCAAGGAGATGCAAACGTGCTTAAAGAAGATAGTTCCAGGCGAGAAGCTCCTTCAGCAG GTTATTTTCACCTGGCTGGGAGGGAAAAGCAATACCGTGGCTTCGTGTCGCATTGAAGATTCTATGTTCCAGTGCTGTCTAGATTCTTCTAGCAGCATGCTTCCTTGTAAAGCAAGTAGAGAACAGTGCGCATGTGAGGGTTCCAAGATTGGGAAGAGAAAGTACCCAGAGCTTACTAACTTTGGCTCATCTGATACTCTGCACCCAGTTGATGAGATAAAGCTCTGGCACAAGTCAATCAACAAGGAGATGAAAGAAATAGCCGATGAGGCTAGGAAGATTCAGCTGTCTGGAGATTTTTCGGATTTATCGGCATTTGATGAACGCTTACAATATATTGCTGAAGTGTGCATCTTCCATAG TCTTGCAGAGGACAAGATCATATTTCCAGCTGTAGATGGagagttttcattttctgaagagcacgatgaagaagaaaatcagtTTAACGAGTTTCGATGCttaattgaaaatatcaaGAGTGCTGGAGCCTCTTCTACTTCCGCTGCCGAATTTTACACTAAGCTGTGCTCACATGCTGATCAAATAATGGAAACTATTCAAAGACACTTCCATAACGAGGAAATTCAG GTGCTACCCCTTGCACGAAAGAACTTCAGCTTCAAAAGACAACAAGAACTTCTCTACCAAAGCCTGTGTATAATGCCATTGAGACTAATTGAACGAGTTTTGCCATGGTTGACGGCATCTTTAACAGAAGATGAAGCTAAGAATTTTCTGAAGAACTTGCAAGCTGGAG CACCTAAATCGGATGTTGCTCTCGTTACTCTTTTCTCTGGTTGGGCTTGCAAAGGACGCAAAGCCGGGGAATGCTTGTCTCCAAACGGGAATGGTTTATGCCCTGTGAAAACACTAAGCAACATTAAAGAAGTCAACCTTCAGTCATGTAATGCTTGTGCGTCTGTTCCATGCACGAGTAGGAGTACAAAATCGTGTTGCCAGCATCAAGATAAAAGGCCAGCTAAGCGAACTGCTGTATTgtcttgtgaaaaaaaaaccaccCCTCACTCGACAGAAGTTGCAAATGGGTGCAAGCCATCTGGAAATGGTAGGTCATGCTGTGTTCCGGATCTCGGAGTTAACAATAATTGTCTGGAACTTGGTTCTCTTCCAGCAGCTAAAGCTATGAGATCTTCTTCGCTAAACTCTGCTGCACCCGCTCTTAATTCCAGCCTCTTTATTTGGGAAATGGATAGTAACAGCTTTGGTACTGGACATGCTGAGCGGCCAGTTGCTACAATATTCAAGTTTCACAAGGCCATAAGCAAAGATCTAGAGTTTCTTGATGTTGAATCTGGAAAGCTCATTGATTGCGATGGAACATTTATTCGTCAATTTATCGGTCGATTTCACCTACTCTGGGGTTTCTACAAGGCTCATAGTAATGCAGAAGATGACATCCTATTTCCAGCTCTAGAATCGAAGGAGACACTTCACAATGTCAGTCACTCTTACACGCTCGACCATAAACAGGAGGAGAAGTTGTTTGGAGATATTTATAGTGTCCTTACCGAACTTTCAATTCTTCATGAGAAGTTACAGAGTGATTCTATGATGGAGGACATAGCTCAAACTGACACTGTTCGGACGGATATCGATAACGGTGACTGCAACAAGAAATACAATGAACTGGCTACAAAGCTACAGGGGATGTGCAAATCCATTAAAATCACTTTGGATCAGCACATTTTCTTGGAGGAACTGGAGCTTTGGCCTCTATTTGACAAACACTTCTCCATTCAAGAGCAAGACAAGATTGTGGGTCGTATAATCGGAACAACGGGTGCTGAAGTTCTTCAATCTATGTTACCATGGGTGACGTCTGCCCTTTCTGAAGATGAGCAAAACAGAATGATGGATACCTGGAAGCAGGCAACCAAGAACACAATGTTCGATGAATGGCTTAATGAATGCTGGAAAGGATCACCCGACTCATCCTCAACAGAAACATCCAAACCTAGTCCACAGAAAG ATAATGATCATCAAGAAATCTTGGACCAAAGTGGTGAACTATTTAAGCCAGGGTGGAAAGATATTTTCCGCATGAACCAGAATGAACTAGAGGCTGAAATCAGGAAGGTCTATCAGGACTCAACACTTGATCCGAGGAGAAAAGATTATCTCGTACAGAATTGGAGGACCAG TCGATGGATTGCGGCTCAGCAAAAGTTACCTAAGGAAGCAGAAACTGCAGTAAATGGTGATGTTGAACTTGGATGTTCCCCGTCTTTTCGGGATCCCGAGAAGCAGATATATGGATGCGAGCATTACAAGCGTAACTGCAAGCTTCGAGCTGCTTGTTGTGATCAGTTGTTCACTTGTAGGTTTTGCCATGACAAAGTAAGCGACCACTCCATGGATAG AAAATTGGTGACGGAAATGCTCTGTATGCGGTGCCTCAAGGTGCAACCTGTTGGTCCCATCTGCACAACACCTTCATGCGACGGATTCCCAATGGCAAAGCACTATTGCAGTATTTGCAAACTTTTTGATGATGAAAG GGCCGTTTACCACTGTCCATTCTGCAACCTTTGCCGGGTCGGGGAAGGACTAGGAATCGATTTTTTCCATTGCATGACATGTAACTGTTGCCTAGGGATGAAATTAGTAAACCACAAGTGCCTCGAGAAGAGCCTCGAGACAAATTGCCCCATCTGCTGCGAATTTCTTTTCACATCGAGTGAAGCAGTTAGAGCCTTACCATGTGGTCACTACATGCACTCAGCTTGCTTCCAG GCTTACACTTGCAGTCACTACACATGTCCAATCTGTGGAAAATCATTAGGAGATATGGCT GTTTATTTTGGTATGCTTGATGCACTGTTAGCTGCAGAAGAACTTCCAGAGGAATACAAAAATCGCTGTCAG GACATTCTATGTAATGATTGTGAACGCAAAGGAACTACACGGTTCCATTGGTTGTACCATAAATGTGGTAGCTGTGGTTCTTACAATACCCGGGTGATCAAGTCCGAAACAATCCCCCCGGACTGCTCAACCTCATCCTGA
- a CDS encoding uncharacterized protein (unknown protein; Has 30201 Blast hits to 17322 proteins in 780 species: Archae - 12; Bacteria - 1396; Metazoa - 17338; Fungi - 3422; Plants - 5037; Viruses - 0; Other Eukaryotes - 2996 (source: NCBI BLink).) has translation MMGYVTYKRNSVRKLACEDFTARSDTVCQLFDFSLISDSTVK, from the coding sequence ATGATGGGTTACGTTACGTATAAAAGAAACAGTGTTAGAAAACTTGCTTGTGAGGATTTCACCGCCCGCTCAGATACGGTTTGTCAGCTTTTCgattttagtttgatttctGATAGTACGgttaaataa